The following coding sequences are from one Nitrospira sp. CR1.1 window:
- a CDS encoding 2-oxoglutarate:ferredoxin oxidoreductase, with protein sequence MGTTQDARERIIVPGPAGFHPPSAAQLGVSLPDPGQGLYYGLLEPNEDAVIEEMARKMLTSPNATIFPGPLVLWAWNNHATEKAKAVLEIAAQIPEVMIIPMPDYRPKYPKIDPEEVINPNHPNLTIWGNKIEACIFIGVHCHYANLTLKMIRAGTNCCTMAICAEQGHEDAMLTIRDSDTIKLKKTAQIFKKVREEMGIKLPDNGENVRFTGTQSKVHDGKTHTNPMTFMPSAAGAGSAAAFGHSPDQMKREG encoded by the coding sequence GTGGGAACGACGCAAGATGCTAGAGAGCGGATTATCGTGCCGGGACCGGCAGGGTTCCATCCACCGTCAGCAGCTCAGTTAGGAGTGTCGCTGCCTGATCCTGGGCAGGGCCTGTATTACGGCCTCCTCGAACCTAATGAAGACGCAGTGATCGAAGAAATGGCTCGGAAAATGTTGACGAGTCCGAATGCAACGATCTTCCCAGGACCTCTCGTCTTGTGGGCATGGAACAACCATGCAACTGAAAAAGCAAAGGCAGTTCTGGAGATTGCGGCGCAGATCCCGGAAGTCATGATTATTCCCATGCCCGACTATCGTCCCAAGTATCCGAAGATCGATCCTGAAGAGGTGATCAATCCGAATCACCCCAATCTTACGATTTGGGGTAACAAGATTGAGGCGTGTATCTTTATTGGCGTGCATTGTCACTATGCTAATCTCACTCTGAAAATGATTCGCGCAGGGACGAATTGCTGCACAATGGCTATTTGCGCTGAGCAAGGACATGAAGACGCCATGCTGACGATTCGGGACTCCGACACTATAAAGTTGAAGAAGACCGCGCAAATTTTCAAGAAAGTTCGTGAGGAAATGGGCATTAAGCTCCCTGACAATGGGGAAAATGTCCGCTTCACCGGGACTCAGTCGAAGGTCCACGATGGCAAAACGCACACAAATCCTATGACTTTTATGCCTTCAGCTGCTGGGGCAGGCAGTGCAGCAGCTTTTGGTCACTCGCCTGATCAAATGAAGCGAGAAGGCTAG
- a CDS encoding ferredoxin oxidoreductase, producing MATRFNIRMAGVGGQGVVTGSHILSTAVIHAGGESTIVPFYGSEKRMAPVESYVRVSDEPIYEIGEITFPHIIIIFHPQVITHGKSYTMPFYFGLKENGIALINNDGPMKLHRDQARELEERHAKLYYFPATKLSLEVAGMDLATNMALMGCIGAITGLTSVEALEQSVKDRFLGKGFVVSGGTAALDSVVERKFKKKQELIEKNVAVIRAGWNYAVDHGWSAPSVKRSEAAESVTA from the coding sequence ATGGCGACACGGTTCAATATTCGGATGGCGGGTGTGGGTGGCCAGGGCGTTGTCACCGGTTCACACATTCTCAGCACGGCAGTTATTCATGCAGGTGGAGAAAGCACGATCGTTCCGTTTTACGGGTCGGAAAAGCGCATGGCGCCGGTTGAGAGCTACGTGAGAGTTTCAGACGAGCCTATTTACGAAATTGGCGAAATCACCTTCCCTCACATCATTATCATTTTTCACCCCCAGGTTATTACGCACGGCAAGTCGTATACGATGCCATTCTATTTCGGCTTAAAGGAGAATGGTATCGCATTGATCAATAACGACGGTCCGATGAAATTGCATCGGGACCAGGCTCGCGAACTTGAAGAGCGTCATGCAAAACTCTACTACTTCCCTGCTACAAAGCTCTCCCTGGAAGTTGCGGGAATGGATCTCGCTACCAATATGGCGCTCATGGGATGCATTGGAGCTATTACTGGACTCACTTCGGTAGAGGCGCTAGAGCAGTCCGTCAAGGATCGATTCCTCGGAAAGGGCTTTGTCGTATCTGGCGGAACGGCGGCTTTGGACAGTGTCGTCGAGCGAAAGTTTAAGAAAAAACAAGAGTTGATTGAGAAAAATGTGGCGGTCATTCGAGCTGGCTGGAACTATGCTGTTGACCATGGATGGTCCGCACCATCCGTGAAACGTTCGGAAGCGGCAGAGAGCGTCACAGCGTAA
- a CDS encoding ferredoxin oxidoreductase yields the protein MSLDYVKFSSGFEKFMPKEYRDMVEHGPFGKKVSVSQMGSFKEVLEEHPMCAGCAMTLFIRLAMIAFPNPEDTITVGTAGCGRLAISQAAIPFVYGNYGDQNGVASGLSRGLRLRFGDKPKDVVVMAGDGGTADIGFQQVLHSWFRKERFTTIMLDNEVYGNTGGQESGMTNRGAVLKMAPLGKKFEKMDMLQMAKVAGCAYVATVVPNNPRRVESVIKKAVLIAREVGSTYIQAYTSCNIEYAIPTDKVMEDAKNVENDRYQFSEYITDEAKQFLTERYGYKEFLPKPVAPAPGLPKA from the coding sequence ATGAGTCTTGATTACGTCAAGTTCTCGAGCGGCTTTGAAAAGTTCATGCCGAAAGAATATCGGGACATGGTCGAGCACGGTCCCTTTGGGAAAAAAGTCTCCGTTTCGCAGATGGGATCCTTCAAGGAAGTGCTGGAAGAGCACCCAATGTGCGCCGGGTGCGCTATGACCCTTTTCATCCGCCTTGCCATGATCGCATTTCCGAATCCCGAAGACACCATCACTGTTGGAACGGCTGGCTGTGGACGTTTGGCGATATCGCAGGCTGCCATTCCGTTCGTATACGGCAACTATGGTGACCAAAACGGTGTAGCCAGCGGGTTGTCCCGCGGATTGCGCCTTCGTTTTGGTGATAAGCCAAAAGATGTGGTGGTAATGGCCGGTGATGGCGGTACGGCAGATATCGGATTCCAGCAGGTCCTTCATTCCTGGTTCCGGAAGGAACGATTTACGACCATTATGTTGGACAACGAAGTATATGGCAATACGGGTGGGCAAGAAAGCGGAATGACGAATCGTGGTGCCGTGCTGAAGATGGCTCCATTGGGAAAAAAGTTTGAGAAAATGGATATGTTGCAGATGGCGAAGGTCGCCGGCTGCGCGTACGTTGCGACCGTAGTCCCGAACAATCCGCGCCGGGTTGAGAGCGTCATCAAGAAGGCTGTGCTGATCGCCAGAGAGGTTGGATCAACGTATATCCAGGCCTACACCTCTTGTAACATTGAGTACGCCATTCCAACCGACAAGGTCATGGAAGACGCCAAAAACGTTGAAAACGATCGCTACCAGTTCTCCGAATACATTACCGATGAAGCAAAGCAATTTCTCACGGAGCGCTATGGCTACAAGGAGTTCCTCCCGAAGCCCGTTGCTCCTGCTCCTGGGCTCCCGAAGGCCTGA
- the queF gene encoding NADPH-dependent 7-cyano-7-deazaguanine reductase QueF yields MREQSKKKLKAGESTTRLGYNERHARSGISSPLPDIETFPNQYTGYEITIVIPEYTAICPKTNLPDFGTITLHYKPNKHCLELKALKMYVHAYRNVGIFYENAVNRILEDVVRACRPTWAKVTGEFAARGGLRSVIEATYPE; encoded by the coding sequence GTGAGGGAACAGAGCAAGAAAAAACTGAAGGCTGGAGAATCAACGACCAGGCTCGGCTATAACGAGCGGCATGCCCGGAGCGGGATCTCCTCCCCGCTACCCGATATTGAAACCTTCCCAAACCAATACACAGGATACGAAATTACAATCGTAATTCCCGAGTATACGGCCATCTGCCCGAAGACCAATCTGCCAGATTTTGGAACGATTACTCTCCACTATAAACCGAATAAGCATTGCCTGGAGCTCAAAGCCCTCAAAATGTATGTTCATGCCTACAGAAATGTCGGCATATTCTATGAGAATGCGGTCAACCGCATTCTCGAAGACGTTGTTCGCGCCTGCCGTCCGACTTGGGCCAAGGTAACGGGTGAGTTTGCCGCTCGCGGAGGACTGCGCAGCGTGATTGAGGCAACATACCCCGAATAG
- a CDS encoding c-type cytochrome encodes MPAVTSVSAHLKASLECRSNNTSGPMWPCSRETTSTCGGQKTAMRRPVIYDTPSSWESISRTRRTGAKTTMRTNTFTYFILLVVTGLCASTVQAVNPATNRDSLLEGRRIYEQACAWCHGIGGEGDGPAGWFIGRYSSPRPRNFVKDGYKLRSTASGELPTDQDLFKTITQGIPGVMPAYRSLSERDRWQVIAYLKSWNTAFEEEKPIPLTFPSSPPSPTEAGIHNGRTLYMKYDCRACHGDNGEGDGPEAIAGHLRDTNDLPIQATNLTAPSSWKNGASGQDLFRILMTGLDGTPMPSYANEFTGQEEALWDLVWYVQSLSGQHGR; translated from the coding sequence ATGCCGGCGGTGACCTCAGTCAGCGCACATCTCAAAGCTTCGCTGGAATGCAGGTCAAACAATACCTCCGGTCCAATGTGGCCCTGTTCGCGCGAAACGACCTCAACCTGCGGCGGGCAGAAGACGGCAATGCGGCGGCCCGTAATTTACGACACGCCTTCTTCGTGGGAATCGATATCGCGTACTAGACGGACTGGGGCAAAGACTACGATGCGCACAAATACCTTCACATACTTCATCCTGCTGGTTGTCACGGGGCTCTGCGCATCTACCGTACAAGCCGTGAACCCCGCCACCAACCGGGACTCTCTCCTAGAAGGACGCCGGATCTATGAGCAAGCTTGCGCCTGGTGCCACGGCATCGGCGGGGAAGGAGACGGACCGGCCGGCTGGTTCATCGGCCGCTATTCCAGCCCACGCCCACGCAACTTCGTGAAGGACGGGTACAAGCTGCGCAGCACGGCTTCAGGCGAACTTCCAACAGATCAGGATCTGTTCAAAACCATCACGCAAGGCATTCCCGGTGTCATGCCGGCCTATCGCTCACTCAGCGAACGGGACCGGTGGCAGGTCATTGCCTACCTCAAATCATGGAATACAGCATTCGAAGAAGAGAAGCCCATCCCACTCACCTTCCCCTCCTCTCCCCCCTCGCCGACCGAGGCCGGCATCCACAATGGCCGAACGCTCTACATGAAATACGACTGCCGGGCATGTCACGGGGATAATGGCGAGGGGGACGGGCCGGAAGCCATCGCCGGCCACTTACGCGATACGAACGACCTTCCCATCCAGGCCACGAATCTCACCGCACCGTCGTCATGGAAGAACGGGGCCTCCGGCCAGGATCTCTTCCGCATCCTCATGACCGGACTGGACGGCACACCGATGCCCTCATACGCCAATGAATTTACCGGACAAGAGGAGGCGCTGTGGGATTTGGTGTGGTACGTCCAATCCTTATCCGGACAGCATGGAAGATAA
- a CDS encoding response regulator yields the protein MLTPEKNNRPWLSGPRAMWHGSLRLRLSVGMAVMITLGMTIFATVRLIEIRRIVEDVAQARALAISRTFAMMGAAAVLDNLFRIQEALIRYAQDADIVSIVLIDPDNMIVAATDPGEIGQQLTDPTLSLAQAREVETVAHDLQPDGTPTLVIATPLLNEQTVAAWVRLEFSLVAMKQEVAREFRQLLLFSALLMTMTIVVSQLGVRRMSALFRDTAGKLQDTLQTLHHPAEQEPPAPDAPQPSDAPATLSHEGELEQMVSLVETTTTLLTAQAQRLQSFTQSLEQAVQERTTELSQAKEAAETANQAKSQFLANMSHEIRTPMNGVLGMAELLLTTALTPNQRSLAETLHRSGTGLLDIINEILDFSKIEAGKLHLERIEFGLRHTIEDAVDLLAESANRKHLELTCFVPEEIPDNLVGDPVRLRQIVLNLVGNAIKFTHAGEVSVTLSLLAQHSSNVMLKCAVRDTGVGISENVRARLFQAFSQADGSTTRQFGGTGLGLAIVKQLARLMGGEVGVDSVPGKGSTFWFTVALETVAATGTAAESQPATVSGMAILIVDDNPTNRHILEAHLTSWGAITHSVHSAQEALRFLDAQELSHPRVRLAVLDIHMPDMDGIDLAQTIRNSPTLRDLLLVALSSVGHPGQDPRLSPTLFDAWLRKPIHQSLLKDCLTRVCRKAPEDAPQAMVQPQGQTQTLAGHILVAEDNPVNREVACTMLELLGCTTAVAENGKEAVSAAENGSFDVILMDCHMPEMDGMTATGIIRTHERQQEPPRHTAIVALTANALEGDRQRCLAAGMDDYLTKPFTVNQLKTLLQRWLPTPAVAASTTAPLPSQPLSAEILPEIGPPAAQHRPAAIDNHLDRNAWQAIRARQRPGQPDFLHKALSLYLPHAEAQLIQLEQHLTSGDIHAITIVAHTLKSSSAQLGAHRLAGLYAEVEAAGRAGKTGELPALFQRLRPEHHAVCALMQEELNRTGRSAA from the coding sequence ATGCTGACGCCAGAAAAAAATAATCGGCCGTGGCTCAGCGGGCCACGAGCCATGTGGCACGGAAGTCTCCGGCTCCGGCTCAGCGTCGGGATGGCGGTGATGATCACCCTTGGCATGACCATCTTTGCGACGGTGCGACTGATTGAAATCCGTCGCATCGTCGAGGATGTCGCACAGGCCCGTGCGCTCGCGATCAGTCGTACTTTCGCCATGATGGGAGCGGCCGCGGTTCTGGACAATCTGTTCCGCATTCAAGAGGCCCTAATTCGCTATGCCCAGGACGCCGACATCGTCAGTATCGTCCTGATCGATCCTGACAATATGATCGTCGCGGCGACCGACCCCGGGGAAATCGGTCAGCAGCTCACGGATCCCACGCTGTCCCTGGCTCAAGCCAGGGAAGTCGAAACTGTCGCTCACGACCTGCAGCCGGACGGAACGCCGACGCTGGTGATCGCCACGCCATTGTTAAACGAACAGACTGTTGCGGCCTGGGTCCGACTGGAGTTCTCGCTCGTGGCGATGAAGCAGGAAGTGGCGCGAGAATTTCGTCAGTTGCTCCTGTTCTCCGCCTTGCTGATGACCATGACGATTGTCGTGAGCCAGCTGGGGGTCCGACGCATGTCGGCATTGTTTCGAGACACCGCCGGAAAACTGCAGGACACGCTGCAGACTCTGCACCACCCTGCGGAGCAGGAACCGCCCGCGCCTGACGCGCCCCAACCCTCTGACGCCCCCGCCACCCTCTCCCATGAGGGTGAACTCGAACAGATGGTGTCCCTCGTGGAAACCACCACGACCCTACTCACCGCCCAAGCGCAACGCCTCCAGTCGTTCACCCAGTCCCTGGAACAGGCGGTACAGGAACGAACGACCGAATTGAGTCAGGCAAAGGAGGCCGCCGAGACAGCGAATCAGGCCAAATCTCAATTCCTCGCCAACATGAGCCATGAGATCCGGACCCCGATGAATGGCGTGTTGGGGATGGCCGAACTGCTTCTCACGACGGCGCTGACGCCCAACCAGCGTTCCCTGGCCGAAACCCTTCACCGATCAGGCACCGGTCTCCTGGACATCATCAACGAAATCCTCGATTTCTCAAAAATTGAAGCCGGGAAGTTGCACCTCGAACGCATTGAATTCGGGCTGAGACACACCATCGAGGACGCCGTCGACCTCTTAGCAGAATCCGCGAACCGCAAGCATCTGGAATTGACCTGCTTCGTGCCGGAAGAGATTCCGGACAACCTGGTCGGCGACCCTGTGCGACTCCGCCAAATTGTGCTGAATCTGGTCGGCAACGCCATCAAGTTTACGCACGCGGGTGAGGTCTCGGTCACCCTCTCTCTCTTGGCGCAACACTCTTCCAACGTGATGCTGAAGTGTGCCGTTCGCGACACCGGCGTCGGCATTTCCGAAAACGTACGCGCGCGACTCTTTCAAGCATTCTCCCAGGCGGACGGGTCCACCACCAGACAGTTTGGCGGCACGGGACTCGGCCTTGCGATCGTCAAGCAATTGGCACGCTTGATGGGGGGCGAGGTGGGGGTCGATAGCGTTCCCGGAAAGGGCTCAACCTTCTGGTTCACCGTCGCACTAGAAACCGTCGCAGCGACCGGGACCGCGGCAGAGAGCCAACCGGCTACGGTTTCGGGCATGGCCATCCTGATCGTCGATGACAATCCGACGAATCGGCACATTCTCGAAGCCCACCTGACCAGCTGGGGCGCCATCACGCACTCGGTGCACTCCGCCCAAGAGGCCTTACGCTTTCTCGACGCGCAGGAGCTCTCGCATCCAAGAGTTCGGCTGGCTGTGCTGGATATTCATATGCCGGACATGGACGGCATCGATCTCGCCCAGACCATCAGGAACTCTCCCACACTTCGCGACCTCCTGTTGGTGGCCTTGAGCTCCGTCGGTCATCCGGGCCAGGATCCTCGCCTTTCACCGACACTCTTCGATGCCTGGTTGAGGAAGCCGATCCACCAATCGTTGCTGAAAGACTGCCTGACACGGGTCTGCCGGAAAGCCCCGGAAGATGCGCCGCAGGCAATGGTCCAACCACAGGGTCAGACGCAGACGCTCGCCGGCCACATCCTGGTGGCCGAAGACAATCCCGTCAATCGCGAGGTGGCCTGCACCATGCTGGAACTCCTGGGCTGCACCACCGCCGTGGCGGAAAATGGCAAGGAAGCGGTGTCCGCGGCCGAGAACGGTTCATTTGATGTGATTCTCATGGATTGCCACATGCCTGAGATGGATGGCATGACCGCCACTGGCATCATCCGGACACACGAACGGCAACAAGAGCCTCCACGCCACACCGCCATCGTTGCCCTGACCGCGAACGCGCTAGAAGGTGACCGCCAACGGTGCCTCGCCGCCGGCATGGACGACTACCTGACGAAGCCCTTCACGGTGAATCAGCTCAAGACCTTACTCCAACGGTGGCTTCCCACCCCTGCCGTGGCCGCCTCAACCACGGCCCCCCTTCCGTCACAGCCACTGAGCGCCGAAATCCTCCCGGAGATCGGTCCCCCTGCTGCGCAACACAGACCGGCAGCAATCGACAACCACCTAGACCGCAACGCCTGGCAGGCCATCCGCGCCCGCCAGCGACCGGGACAGCCAGATTTCCTGCACAAGGCGCTCTCCCTGTACCTTCCCCACGCCGAAGCGCAGCTGATTCAGCTCGAGCAACACCTGACCAGCGGCGACATCCACGCCATCACGATTGTCGCCCATACGCTGAAGTCGTCCTCCGCGCAACTCGGCGCGCACCGTCTTGCCGGCCTGTATGCGGAAGTCGAGGCGGCCGGACGCGCCGGCAAAACCGGCGAGCTTCCCGCGCTCTTTCAACGCCTGCGTCCCGAACACCATGCCGTCTGTGCCCTCATGCAGGAAGAACTCAACCGAACAGGACGGTCCGCAGCATGA
- a CDS encoding response regulator produces MTEPNEQSRPAHPPANSEQAIARQQHESHLRESEEKYRRLFESSRDAIMILYPPDWNFIACNPATVTLFGARDEAHFTSLGPGDVSPEYQPDGELSMVKARKAIEAAMREGFHLFEWMHKQVGGPNFLTTVQLTRITLQGVEGLQATVRDITEQRRAETELRAYATFQRAILDSAGYAIISCRPDGIIQLFNPAAEALLGYSADELIGRQHPGIFHDPEEVGARARQLSDEFGSTIAPGFDVFIEKCRRNLPNEHEWTYIRKDGTRRTVLLNVTAMRDADGEITGYLGVASDVTPLKRTAQELLLAKEVAEAANRTKSQFLANMSHEIRTPMNGVLGMTELLLSTTLDTRQRHVTRTIQQSGEALLAIINDILDFSKIEAGKLQLEQLDFDVQETVENAVELFAGPAQRKHIELTCQVLGPFTRALRGDPIRLRQALLNLTSNALKFTANGEINVRVSAVTETPTTVTLRFEVKDSGVGIPAEAHQRIFEAFSQADGTTTRRFGGTGLGLTIVKELVALMQGQIGVESQVGRGSTFWFTAVFERQPAVTPGQEQVPERALIKKRILVVDDTAANREILDGQLRSWGALSTLAASAQEALVLLGTGHDSPHPFDLVILDLHMPDMDGLELARAIRANPRLTGLPLLMLTSVGYDDSTPGTPHLDAWVTKPVRNTLLRQALLGLLQTRHHAPVQPPPAPPLATGPIPFKAARLLLVEDTPVNREVAIGMLDMLGHFVQAVENGRLAVEAVAKERFDLILMDCQMPDMDGFTATTAIRQQEREAADHRHVPIIALTANAMEGDRTRCLAAGMDDYLAKPFTMAQLSDMLTQWLTSPTAVDSTKPASSPPACPDHAPSDQPPSSSVAEIDKAAWDAILALQRPGRPDILARVLTAYLNDSPILVEEIRTAVRAQDPVALAKAAHRLKSSSAQLGALATAAHCKELENLGRLAHLEGAAGLLAQLTDAHQAACAAMTSELLQRTAA; encoded by the coding sequence ATGACGGAGCCGAATGAGCAGAGCAGACCGGCCCACCCCCCCGCCAACAGCGAACAGGCCATCGCGCGGCAGCAGCATGAGTCGCATCTGCGTGAGAGTGAAGAAAAATACCGGCGGCTCTTCGAGTCGTCGCGCGATGCGATCATGATCCTCTATCCGCCCGACTGGAATTTCATCGCCTGCAACCCAGCCACGGTCACACTGTTCGGAGCACGGGACGAGGCCCACTTCACATCCCTGGGCCCCGGCGATGTGTCTCCCGAGTATCAACCGGACGGTGAACTGTCCATGGTCAAGGCACGCAAGGCCATTGAGGCGGCCATGCGGGAAGGCTTTCACCTATTCGAATGGATGCACAAACAAGTCGGCGGGCCGAATTTTTTGACAACCGTTCAATTAACCCGCATCACCCTCCAAGGCGTCGAGGGGCTACAAGCGACCGTCCGTGACATTACCGAGCAACGCCGAGCCGAAACCGAACTACGCGCCTATGCGACGTTTCAACGAGCCATCCTGGACAGTGCCGGCTACGCGATTATTTCCTGCCGACCCGACGGCATCATTCAACTTTTCAATCCGGCAGCGGAAGCGCTCCTCGGCTACAGCGCCGACGAACTGATCGGCCGCCAGCACCCGGGCATCTTTCACGATCCCGAAGAAGTCGGAGCACGGGCCAGACAACTCTCCGACGAATTCGGCAGCACCATCGCGCCCGGATTCGACGTCTTCATTGAAAAGTGCCGGCGCAACCTCCCCAATGAACATGAGTGGACGTACATTCGCAAGGATGGTACGAGAAGAACGGTCCTCCTGAATGTCACGGCAATGCGGGACGCCGACGGCGAGATCACGGGCTACCTCGGGGTCGCTTCCGACGTCACCCCGCTCAAACGGACCGCGCAGGAATTATTGCTGGCGAAAGAGGTGGCAGAAGCCGCCAACCGCACCAAGTCGCAATTCCTCGCCAATATGAGCCATGAGATCCGGACGCCGATGAACGGCGTCCTGGGCATGACCGAGCTCTTGCTTTCGACCACTCTCGACACGCGCCAGCGCCATGTGACGCGGACCATTCAACAGTCCGGCGAAGCGCTGCTCGCGATCATCAACGATATTCTCGACTTCTCCAAAATCGAAGCGGGCAAACTCCAACTGGAACAACTGGATTTCGACGTGCAGGAAACCGTCGAAAACGCCGTGGAGCTCTTTGCAGGCCCGGCCCAGCGGAAGCACATAGAACTGACCTGTCAGGTGCTGGGTCCCTTCACGCGCGCCCTCCGCGGCGACCCCATTCGCCTTCGCCAGGCGTTGCTCAATTTGACTAGTAACGCCTTAAAGTTTACGGCGAACGGGGAGATCAACGTGCGCGTCTCCGCGGTGACTGAAACGCCGACGACCGTCACCCTCCGATTCGAAGTCAAGGATTCCGGCGTGGGCATTCCGGCTGAGGCCCATCAGCGCATCTTCGAGGCCTTCTCCCAAGCCGACGGCACCACCACCAGACGTTTCGGCGGGACGGGGCTTGGCCTCACGATCGTCAAAGAACTTGTGGCGCTAATGCAAGGCCAGATAGGCGTGGAGAGCCAGGTAGGACGGGGCTCCACGTTCTGGTTTACGGCGGTCTTCGAGCGGCAGCCCGCGGTGACTCCAGGGCAGGAACAGGTCCCTGAGCGAGCGCTCATCAAGAAACGAATCCTGGTCGTCGATGACACAGCCGCCAATCGCGAGATCCTGGATGGACAGCTTCGCAGCTGGGGCGCGCTCTCGACCTTAGCCGCTTCGGCACAAGAGGCGTTGGTGTTACTCGGAACCGGCCACGACTCGCCGCACCCGTTCGACCTGGTCATCCTGGACCTGCATATGCCCGACATGGACGGTCTGGAGTTGGCCAGGGCGATTCGCGCCAATCCGCGACTCACCGGCTTGCCGCTCTTGATGCTCACGTCAGTAGGCTATGACGACAGTACGCCAGGCACGCCTCACTTGGACGCATGGGTCACCAAACCCGTCCGGAACACCCTGCTTCGCCAAGCCCTTCTCGGCCTGCTCCAAACCAGGCATCATGCGCCTGTTCAACCTCCGCCGGCACCGCCTTTAGCGACTGGCCCGATCCCGTTTAAAGCTGCCCGCCTGCTTCTCGTCGAAGACACACCCGTCAACCGGGAGGTGGCCATCGGGATGTTAGACATGCTCGGGCACTTTGTGCAGGCCGTCGAGAACGGACGTCTTGCGGTCGAAGCCGTCGCGAAGGAACGATTCGACCTGATTCTGATGGATTGTCAGATGCCGGACATGGATGGCTTTACCGCCACCACCGCGATTCGGCAGCAGGAACGAGAAGCCGCAGATCACCGCCACGTGCCCATTATTGCCCTCACAGCGAATGCGATGGAAGGTGATCGCACCCGGTGCCTGGCTGCCGGGATGGACGACTACCTGGCGAAACCCTTTACCATGGCACAGCTCAGCGACATGCTGACGCAATGGCTGACATCACCGACGGCTGTTGACTCGACCAAACCTGCCTCGTCCCCACCGGCATGCCCGGACCATGCACCATCTGACCAGCCACCCTCTTCCTCCGTTGCCGAGATCGACAAGGCGGCCTGGGACGCGATCCTGGCGCTTCAACGGCCGGGACGACCCGATATCCTGGCGCGAGTCCTGACGGCCTATCTGAACGATTCCCCGATCCTGGTCGAGGAGATTCGCACGGCAGTCCGAGCGCAGGACCCCGTTGCCCTTGCCAAGGCGGCGCATCGGCTCAAATCCAGCAGCGCGCAACTCGGGGCCTTGGCCACGGCAGCCCACTGTAAAGAACTCGAAAACCTGGGACGCCTCGCGCACCTCGAAGGTGCTGCCGGTCTACTGGCACAACTTACGGACGCCCATCAAGCCGCCTGCGCTGCCATGACCAGCGAGCTCTTGCAGCGCACTGCCGCCTGA
- a CDS encoding symmetrical bis(5'-nucleosyl)-tetraphosphatase encodes MATYAIGDVQGCFSSLIQLTKTIQFNPQQDRLWFVGDLVNRGPDSLNVLRYIRKLGSAAIAVLGNHDLFLLAVAAGLTPLRPSDTLTPILEAPDAPGLMTWLRQQPLLYREGDVLLVHAGLLPGWTVEQAEELAGEAQTAIRGDQFMTTLQALHPSGPLQWRPDLTGPIRLATIIKVLTRLRACSQEGIMESSFTGPPDRTPEGFQPWFDAPGRRSATATIVFGHWAAMGLRLTPNLLALDSGCVYGRQLTAVRLEDRKVFQVRCEETRGGR; translated from the coding sequence ATGGCCACCTATGCAATCGGCGACGTCCAAGGCTGCTTCAGCTCGCTCATCCAGCTCACGAAGACCATTCAATTCAACCCGCAGCAGGACCGCCTCTGGTTTGTCGGCGATCTCGTCAACCGTGGCCCCGACTCCCTCAACGTGCTGCGCTACATTCGCAAACTCGGCTCCGCCGCCATTGCGGTCCTGGGGAATCACGATCTCTTCCTCCTCGCCGTTGCCGCGGGCCTGACGCCTCTTCGTCCCAGTGACACCCTGACACCGATTCTCGAGGCGCCGGACGCCCCCGGGCTGATGACGTGGTTACGGCAACAACCGCTGCTGTATCGTGAGGGCGACGTTCTGCTGGTCCATGCGGGGCTTCTGCCTGGCTGGACGGTGGAACAGGCCGAGGAGCTGGCCGGTGAGGCTCAGACAGCGATACGGGGGGATCAGTTCATGACGACCTTGCAAGCGCTCCATCCGAGCGGCCCTTTGCAATGGCGACCGGACCTGACAGGCCCGATTCGTCTGGCCACCATCATCAAGGTGCTGACCCGATTGAGAGCCTGCTCGCAGGAAGGCATCATGGAATCATCCTTTACGGGACCTCCGGATCGGACCCCGGAGGGGTTTCAACCCTGGTTCGACGCGCCCGGCCGGCGTAGTGCGACGGCCACGATCGTCTTCGGACACTGGGCAGCCATGGGCTTACGGCTCACACCGAACCTATTGGCACTGGATAGCGGTTGCGTGTACGGGAGACAGCTGACGGCGGTGCGCCTGGAAGACCGGAAAGTGTTTCAGGTCCGCTGCGAGGAGACACGTGGCGGAAGGTGA